The region GACGAGGCGTTCCAGGTCGGCGCGGACGCCGGGCATCTCCCGCTCGACGGCGGCCCGCACCTCGGACTCGGACATGATCGGTGAGGTCATGACCGGCATCGTATGCCGGCCTTACCGGGGTGTGCCGCCGGAGCCCGTACCGTCACCTCCGCCCGCCTTACCGCTGCCCGCCTGCGCGCCGGGGGCGGCCCGGCCGGCGCGGTGTGCGCGACCGGCAGCCTCGGTGGCGGCGTCCACCCACGAGCGGGCCCGTCCGGCGGTGCCGCCCACCCACTCGCCGACGTCACTGGCACCGTCGCCGAGCCGGCGCAGCAACCCGACCAGCGGATCGCTGGACCGGCTGAACTCCTCCCGGTACGACTCCGCAGCCGCCTTGATCTCCTCGGTCAGGCTGGTCGAGTTGTCGTCGTCGCGGCGCGGATAGTCCCCGGCCAGCACCTGCCCGTACGCCCCGGAGTCGATCCACTGCCGCAGCTGCGCCGCCCGGGCCACCGGCACCGGGTGGGTGCTCCACGCCGTCATCCGGATCTTGTGCAGGCTGTCGCGCAGGTCGCCGCCGCCGGCGTACTCGGCGGCCTGCTCCAGGAACGCGGTCGTGTCGACCTGGGACAGGTCCCCGCCGCCGGCGAGCTTCATCAGCAACCGCAGCGCGGCGGCCGGATCCTGGCCGGCGAGCAGACCGGCCCGGTCGGCGGAGAGTTCCGCCTTGCGCCACCACTCCAGCATCGCCGCGATGATCGCCCGCAGCGCGATCGCGCCCACCGGCAACCAGCTCAGGTTGGCCGCCCACCGGGTGAGGATCATGAGCATCGTCTTGTAGACCGCGTGTCCGCTGCCCACGTGCCCCAGCTCGTGGCCGAGCAGGCAGCGCAGCTCGTCCTCGTCGAGCTGCTGCACGCACGCGGAGTTCAGCACGACGAACGGCCGTTCCAGGCCGACCGCCTCGGCACCCAACCAGGGCGACTGGGTCACGTACAGCTCGGGCAGTTCGACCACGTCCAGGGCCGCCGCGGCCTCGGTGTAGCGCTGCCACACCGCCGGGTACTGCCGGTGGTCGACCCGGATTCCCGAGGCCAGCACGGACAGGCGGAAGCCACGCTCGTTCCACATGCCGAAGAACGCC is a window of Micromonospora sp. WMMD961 DNA encoding:
- a CDS encoding M48 family metallopeptidase, which codes for MSATDTPARRRITLTGISSRAWEHPADRGALVALRELRGFDDVLRAFFGMWNERGFRLSVLASGIRVDHRQYPAVWQRYTEAAAALDVVELPELYVTQSPWLGAEAVGLERPFVVLNSACVQQLDEDELRCLLGHELGHVGSGHAVYKTMLMILTRWAANLSWLPVGAIALRAIIAAMLEWWRKAELSADRAGLLAGQDPAAALRLLMKLAGGGDLSQVDTTAFLEQAAEYAGGGDLRDSLHKIRMTAWSTHPVPVARAAQLRQWIDSGAYGQVLAGDYPRRDDDNSTSLTEEIKAAAESYREEFSRSSDPLVGLLRRLGDGASDVGEWVGGTAGRARSWVDAATEAAGRAHRAGRAAPGAQAGSGKAGGGDGTGSGGTPR